TCCTTCCAACCAAAGAGCTGTGGCAGACATTCAGCAAGACCAGCTGAGCCTGCCCAAAGAATGTGATCAGATACTTCTAGGACTGCTTGAGCCGCTAAAAGAAAATGTTCTTCTAACCAGGCATCGCAGCTAATGAAAGTGCACCCTGCTGCTAAATGTTGTCTTATGGAGGCTGTGATAGCAGCTTGACCTTGACAAAGATCAGTAATGCCAATATGTCCAACTTTTGCACCTGTTTGTTTGCGCAAAAGTTCTGGTAGAACTGTCTCAAACACAGGAGTTTTCTGATCTTTGGCTATTTCTGTTGCTGATAGAGGAACACCATGGAGCAGATGATTTCCGCCCACGGTGGTGCGACCATTCTTTGGAAAAGCTGGCATGACGAAGGCGAAATCATGGAGGTGAAGATCAAGAATAGCTTGTAATTCCACGCCTATATTGCCACGCAGGGTGGAATCCAATTTTTTATAGTAATGTAAAAATCTAGCCGCCCGGGCCTGTTTGGCAATTTGTTGTACTTGTCTGTAAGCTTTATCAGCGACACTAGCGCGAGTGTTTGTATCGATAACGATAATAGCTGCGTCAGAAGAAGCGGATAAAGTCGTGCCTTCTAATAGCACTTCAGTGTGCATTCCTTGTCTGGCGAATTGTACTCCTGTATCATTTGCGCCAGTTAAATCGTCAGCAATAATGATCATGGATTTGGCTTGTTCGTTCAAAAGCATCAGGTCCTTTTATTGTATATAGTCTGGGCATACTTAATGCGTTGTCCTGTGATGTTTTAAGGCCATACGAGAGTGATGGACTCTTTCAATGGCCGCGTCGCCGATGTCGAGGGCTAGTTTGACATAGAGAATGTCAATGACGATGAGTTGAGCGATGCGGGAAGTCATGGCATCAGACCGCATTTTCGTTTCTCGAGTACAGCTTAATAGGTAGGCAGATACGCTGTTTGTAATGCTAGAATTGATAGAGCTTGTAACGGCACAAGTGTAGCAACCTTGTCGTTTGGCTAATTCTAACGTGTAGAGAATATCTGTTGTTTCACCGGAATGACAAATAGCAAAAAAAATTTCATCAGCTTGTGCTACAGAGGCCGCAATGGTCATGAGATGAGAATCACTATAGGCATTGATTTTTAGCCCTAATCGCATGAGTTTATGCATGGCATCTTGGGCCACGACACCAGAAGCGCCCAGACCGATGACGTGGATGAGAGAAGATTTTTTGAAATGCTCCGCCATGTCTTGTAAGGCCGAGACAGAAAGCTGTTTTTCTAAATCGGCAATTCCTTGGACAGAAGAATGAATGACTTTTCGAATAATGGCAGGCAAATCATCTTGATTCTCTACTTCTTCATAGATAGGGCGAATCTCATTTTCGGCTAATTCTTTGGTGAGAGCAATCCGGAACATAGCATAATTTTCGTAGCCAAGTAATCGATAGAATCGAATCACTGTGGCATCACCCACTTGACAGTGTTTGGCCAGTTCGTTAATGGGGATAGTCAGTGCTTCTTGTGCATGTTGCTGCAAAAAGTGTACAATGCGTTCATGGGCCGGTGTAAAGCGATTACTTTGCAATCGAATGCGTGTAAACAGAGACAAATCTATCACCTCCAACGTCCGGAGAAAATCTTCATACATATCATGAATGAAAAATAATTTCTCCACAAAGGATATTTGACGTTCTTTTTAAATTCCCTCTTTTTTTTTACTTTTATAAAAAATAGTGATTATTCTGATACGGAATTTTATACGAAGATACTTATATAATTACTCGACGTGTCTTAATAATGCTATAATAGAAACCAAGTAAGTTATTTAAGGATAGAAAGGAATGAGAGCGATGGGAAAATTTTCAATGGTATCGAGATTATTTATCCTTTGTGTCATGACTGTATTTATTTCTATTTGCAGCATGTATAGTTTGGTTGCAGCAGCACCGCAAGATGCCAAAGAAATGGTTGTTACAGCCTATCAAAAAATGTTGAATTTTAATAATTACCATATGGCATTAGACTCTACTGCAACGATGTCGGTTCAAGGAAAAAATATTCGTATGGCAATGGAGGGTGGATTTGATATACAAGCGAAGCCCATGCTAAGCAAAGGGGATATGAACATTCGTGTTTATACGGATTCTAAAACATTAGATAAAAATCTTGTGCAATACATAGAAGAATCCGGTAATCAGATCATCATTTATTCTAATGTTGATAATTCTTGGATTAAGCAGAGTTTTCCTAAAGAAAGTGTTGATTCCCTTCGTGATTATGGGAGTTATATAAAAGCGATTAAGAGCGCTGAAATTGAGAGTGATGACGATAATTCAACGGTAATTCGTGTTGTTGCAAGTGGCGAAGTTTTAAAAAATACGCTGAAACAAAAAATGGCGCTTATGGGAATGAATAAGCTTGTTGTATCAGATGATTTTTTAGCAGATATTCAGGATCTATCCTACTCCATAACCATTGATAAGAGCACGGGTAACATTTCCGCGAGCCATATGGATTTATCTGACTTTATGGCTCAATTTGGTACTCATATGGCTGATAAAATGAAGACGACAGAAAAGCAAAAGCAGGCTATAACAGAAATGTTTCAAAATATGAAATTCATCATGGATGTTACTTTTTCACAGTATAACAGTGCACCCGATGTCGTGATTCCACAAGATGTAAAGGAGCGGGCTGTTGAAAAAAATGTTCAATCAAGTAAGCTTTTAAGCGGTCCACAGGTGACGCAATCATAAAAAAATAGTGCCCTCTTTTCTTTAACAAGAAAAGAGGGCACTATCCAGTTTTCAGTTTTTTTTATAGGCTGGTACTTGCGGATGGAAGAGACGGATGAGCCACAGAAAGGCTAAGGCACCAAGTGTTGAAGCAATAATGGAACCTATAATGCCGTAGACTGCAAAGCCTAGCATGCCCAACAGAAAATTTCCAACAAATGATCCTACTAGGCCGACAATCAAGTCGCCCCAAATGCCAAATCCATGATTGTGTGAGATAGTTCCTGCTAGCCATCCGGCAATAATGCCAATGATCGCACCGACGATCCAGGATGTCATATAAAAACCTCCTTATTTATTTTTGTTAGTATGCTTTGTAACCAAAAAAGTTATGTAATGGAAAAAAAAGTGGCAACTGTGATAGAATAAGTAAAGAAGAATGGGAGATATCCATGAGGAGCTGAATGATTTTGACACAAGATATTCATCAAAATGTAACGGATATGGCAGAAGAACTGATTAAACTTCGCCGTGATTTTCATAAATATCCAGAGCCGGGCTGGACAGAATTTCGTACGGCCTCGATTGTTGCGGAAAGATTGACTGCCCTAGGTTATGAGGTGAAGTTAGGTGATGCCGTTATAAAGGAAGAGGCCATGATGGGGGTTCCTGATGCTTCTGTGTTGTTAAAGTGTAGAAAGCAAGCTGAAGAACAGGGAGCCAGTGCCTTTTATCTGGATCAAATGGCAGGTGGGAAAACGGGTGTCGTGGGTATTTTAAACACGGGAAAAACCGGTCCAACGGTTGCTTTACGCTTTGATATGGATGCCAACGATGTTGTTGAGGATGAAGCCATAACTCATCGGCCTTGCCGCGAGGGGTTTCGATCGGTACATGATGGAGCCATGCATGCTTGCGGTCATGATGGGCATACGACGATTGGCCTGGGGCTGGCTAAGCTGCTTATGTTGCTGCGTCATGAACTTTCTGGTACGGTGAAACTTGTGTTCCAGCCAGCCGAGGAAGGCGTTCGCGGAGCTCGGGCCATGGTGGAATCTGGTATTGTTGACGATGTGGACTACGCTATTGGTTTGCATCTTGGTACGGCTGCAAATCAGACCGGGCAGTTTGTGTGTAGTGCAGGGGGATTTTTAGCTACGACGAAGCTTGATGCCTGTTTTCATGGTAAGCCCGCTCATGCTGGTTTTGCGCCGCAGGAAGGACGCAATGCCTTGCTTGCAGCTGCAACAGCTTCTCTTCATTTACATGGTATTTCGCGGCATGGTGCAGGGATGACACGGGTAAATGTCGGCATTTTACAGGCTGGGACTGGGCGCAATGTTATTCCGCAAGATGCTCTGTTAAAACTAGAAACACGGGGTGAAAATTCAGCACTTAACGAATATATGCAGCAAGAGGCTACTCGTATTATTCAAAGTTCTGCTGCCATGTATGGCGTGGAGGCACAAATAACCAAGATGGGTGCCGCCTTAGGCGGTCATGGCAACGAGGAACTGGCCACTGTATTAAAGTCAGTGGCTGAATCATCGGGATTGTTTAGCCAGGTTGTCACTCAAGCAAATATGGGTGGCAGTGATGATTTTACTTTTTTTATGAATCGCGTGCAGCAACAGGGCGGGCAGTCTGTTTATGCTTTGCTTGGATCTGATTTAGCTGCTGGACATCATAATGGTTCTTTCGATTTTGATGAATCTATCCTTACAAAGGGAGTAGAAGTACTCGCAAGGAGTATTTTAGCTTTAGGAAAAGAATAATAAAAACTTTAGCTATTTCTGTTGAATAATTGATGAAATTGTTCTATAATAAAATCTGTTTTATATGTACTTTTTACAACTACATATGTGTTTTCGGATGA
This region of Pelorhabdus rhamnosifermentans genomic DNA includes:
- a CDS encoding DUF6612 family protein — encoded protein: MGKFSMVSRLFILCVMTVFISICSMYSLVAAAPQDAKEMVVTAYQKMLNFNNYHMALDSTATMSVQGKNIRMAMEGGFDIQAKPMLSKGDMNIRVYTDSKTLDKNLVQYIEESGNQIIIYSNVDNSWIKQSFPKESVDSLRDYGSYIKAIKSAEIESDDDNSTVIRVVASGEVLKNTLKQKMALMGMNKLVVSDDFLADIQDLSYSITIDKSTGNISASHMDLSDFMAQFGTHMADKMKTTEKQKQAITEMFQNMKFIMDVTFSQYNSAPDVVIPQDVKERAVEKNVQSSKLLSGPQVTQS
- a CDS encoding four-carbon acid sugar kinase family protein yields the protein MNEQAKSMIIIADDLTGANDTGVQFARQGMHTEVLLEGTTLSASSDAAIIVIDTNTRASVADKAYRQVQQIAKQARAARFLHYYKKLDSTLRGNIGVELQAILDLHLHDFAFVMPAFPKNGRTTVGGNHLLHGVPLSATEIAKDQKTPVFETVLPELLRKQTGAKVGHIGITDLCQGQAAITASIRQHLAAGCTFISCDAWLEEHFLLAAQAVLEVSDHILWAGSAGLAECLPQLFGWKEKQKPQYPTLVVAGSISAITRDQVTQLLLNDYELIEIDVANYLEQPHLPLPCLEKALALLKQGKNIVLASGYHLQAIERSKAAGAKRSMSAFEVSEVTAKILGETGAAILRQQDVAGVILTGGDTASAVCQALGVTGIRILEEIAPAIPLGKMKTPEGKSFWVITKAGAFGNSDALVKASQKLTTRRLP
- a CDS encoding GlsB/YeaQ/YmgE family stress response membrane protein yields the protein MTSWIVGAIIGIIAGWLAGTISHNHGFGIWGDLIVGLVGSFVGNFLLGMLGFAVYGIIGSIIASTLGALAFLWLIRLFHPQVPAYKKN
- a CDS encoding MurR/RpiR family transcriptional regulator, whose amino-acid sequence is MIDLSLFTRIRLQSNRFTPAHERIVHFLQQHAQEALTIPINELAKHCQVGDATVIRFYRLLGYENYAMFRIALTKELAENEIRPIYEEVENQDDLPAIIRKVIHSSVQGIADLEKQLSVSALQDMAEHFKKSSLIHVIGLGASGVVAQDAMHKLMRLGLKINAYSDSHLMTIAASVAQADEIFFAICHSGETTDILYTLELAKRQGCYTCAVTSSINSSITNSVSAYLLSCTRETKMRSDAMTSRIAQLIVIDILYVKLALDIGDAAIERVHHSRMALKHHRTTH
- a CDS encoding amidohydrolase; protein product: MILTQDIHQNVTDMAEELIKLRRDFHKYPEPGWTEFRTASIVAERLTALGYEVKLGDAVIKEEAMMGVPDASVLLKCRKQAEEQGASAFYLDQMAGGKTGVVGILNTGKTGPTVALRFDMDANDVVEDEAITHRPCREGFRSVHDGAMHACGHDGHTTIGLGLAKLLMLLRHELSGTVKLVFQPAEEGVRGARAMVESGIVDDVDYAIGLHLGTAANQTGQFVCSAGGFLATTKLDACFHGKPAHAGFAPQEGRNALLAAATASLHLHGISRHGAGMTRVNVGILQAGTGRNVIPQDALLKLETRGENSALNEYMQQEATRIIQSSAAMYGVEAQITKMGAALGGHGNEELATVLKSVAESSGLFSQVVTQANMGGSDDFTFFMNRVQQQGGQSVYALLGSDLAAGHHNGSFDFDESILTKGVEVLARSILALGKE